The genomic DNA ACCAGGATTCCTGCGCCTTCGCCCATGACAAAGCCATCGCGCCCCGTATCGAACGGACGGCAGGCATGAGCCGGATCATCGTTTCGGGTGGAGAGTGCCTTACAAGCCGCAAATCCTGCCAGGGAGAGGGGAGTGACTGCCGCCTCTGTGCCGCCGCAGATCATCGCCTGGGCATAGCCCCGCTGGACGAGCCGGAAGGCATCGCCGATCGCATTAGAACCCGCCGCACAAGCCGTCACGGTGCAGTTGTTGGGACCCTTCGCGCCCAGATGAATTGCCGTTAAGCCCGCTGCCATGTTCGCGATCATCATGGGAACCATGAAGGGGCTACAGCGATCGGGTCCACGATTCAGGTAGATCTCCTGCTGCTCTTCCATTACCTTTAAGCCGCCGATGCCCGTCCCGATCAACACACCCACCTGCTCGGCGTTCAGGTCGTTGATCACAAATCCCGCATCCGCCAGAGCTTGCTTACTGGCAGCCACCGCAAACTGGGCAAAGCGATCCATCCGCTTGGCTTCCTTGCGATCCATGTATTCCTGGGGGTCAAATCCCTTGACCTCGCCCGCAATGCGGCAATCGTGCTTGGATGCATCAAACAGCGTGATCGGACCAATGCCATTCCGACCGCTCAGCAACCCTTCCCAGTACTCCGCCAGGGTATTGCCGATCGGGGTAATTGCGCCCAGACCCGTCACCACAACCCGCTTGAGTTCAGAACCTAATTTTGTCATGACAGCAGCTTCAAGGGTCTAACTTACCCAGAATGCACAACAGTAAAAGAATGAAAGTGGACGATGAATTGAATAAAGTGTTTGAAGAGTAAGAGATCTGGCACTGCCCCAAATTCCCCATCGATTTATCGCTATCGTAGGGCAGGCATCCCTGCTCAAACATTCTCGGAAAGCAAACCTGCAAGGCTCAGCAAGAAATTTGGTGAAAACTGATGATGGGCTGGAGCAGTCCTGCGAGCAGCGTCCAACCCTTCACGCTTCTGAAAAATTGCCCTAAGCCGCCGCTTTGTCCTGGATGTACTTCACAGCCGATCCAACCGTGGCAATACCTTCCGCCGCTTCGTCGGGAATTTCGATATCAAATTCTTCTTCCAGTGCCATGACCAGTTCCACCGTATCCAGGGAATCTGCGCCTAGATCGTTGGCAAAGCTGGCTTCCGACGTTACCTTTTCAGGATCAACGCTTAGCTGATCCGCCACAATTTGCTTAACCTTCTCAAAAATTTCTTGCTCGCTCATACGTTCCCTTTTGCCGAGATGCGACTATCTAAACAGCTACCTAACGGTTGCAACTCCCTCCTCACCAGGCAGGGAAGAATTTTACCCACAGTTGGAACAATCAATTGGGGTAATCGACAGTTAGGCATTTTCTCATATTACTTGAAAGCGGGACGGGAATGACTGATGGGATTGAGTGGTCGGAATTGACTGAAGGAGCGATCGACCCAACGGGAGTATCTTAATCAGAGAAAAGTAGCAGCGCTCGGATTTTGGGTAGGACTGAGTTTTGGGCAAGACCAGGGGAATCGCCGTATCGTTAAATAGGTAATAAGCAACAAACTGTCCTCACTCAGGCTTTATACCATTGGACTACGGTGTACAGATCACTCCTGGTTGAGGTCGCGGCATCCCGAAGCCCCCTAAATCCTGCATTGCCCCCTAAACCCCCATAAATGGGGGACTTCCGATCTTTATCCTGCGGTCGAGGCTTTCCACTAATCAAGAAGTCTTTATTAATCCGGATAGCTAAACCTTGGGTGTCAGATTCCCCACTGGTGGAGAATTTAGGGGGCGGCAAGGTCTAGAAGTCGGACAGACTCGATTATGGTTTATATCCCATAGTCCAACCAGCGAGAAACTTCCGAATCCCCCCTACTCATCATCATTCGCGTTTAGCATTTTCCTCTTACACAATCCCTATGGCTTTTGATCAATCGTTTAATTCGTCGAATTCACCCTCACCCGAACCCCGATCGCTCCCGAAGCTAAATTTATTCACCATGCTGCGGCTAGGGTTGTTCCAGATGGGGCTGGGTATTATGTCGCTGCTGACGCTGGGTGTCCTGAATCGGGTGATGATCCAGGAGTTAGCCATTCCGGCGACGATCGTGGCAGGGACGATCGCCATGAATCAGTTTGTCGCTCCGGTGCGGGTACTATTTGGGCAAATGTCCGACGCAAAGCCGATCGGTGGGTTTCATCGCACGGGCTATGTGTGGATTGGGGCGCTGCTGTTTACGGTGGCTTCTTTTCTGGCGGTGCAGGTGGTCTGGCAGTTGGGCAACAGCTTTCAGGCAACCGGATGGAGCGGCGTGACGATCGCCTGGGTGGGACTGCTGGCGCTGGTGTTTGCCCTGTACGGGGTGGCGATTAGCTTTAGCTCTACTCCCTTTGCGGCGCTGCTGGTGGACATTTCCGACGAGGACGATCGCTCGAAGCTGGTGGGTGTAGTCTGGTCGATGTTGATGGTCGGGATTATTATCGGTGCGATTATTACGTCGATTCTGCTGCGGACGATCGCCTTAGATTCCCCGCTGGAAGTGGTTCAGGCAGCGATTAACCGGATTTTCCTCGTCGTTCCTGGGATTGTGCTGGGGCTGGCGATAGTGGGGACGATCGGCGTAGAGCGCAAATATTCCCGCTATAAGCTGCGATCGCAGATGGTCGATCGGGAGGATCAGATTACGCTGGGACGGGCGTTAAAAGTGCTAACTGCCAGCCGTCAGACCGGAATTTTCTTCGTGTTTCTGATGATGATGACCCTCAGCCTGTTCTTCCAGGAACCTGTGCTGGAGCCTTACGGCGGCGAAGTGTTTGGAATGTCGATCGCTCAAACGACGCAGCTCAACGCCTTCTGGGGATTAGGAACACTATTTGGACTGAGCCTGACCGGATTTCTGATTGTGCCAAAGCTGGGCAAACAGCGAACCACACGCATCGGCTGCGGGCTGGTGGCAGTGTCCTTTGTGCTGCTGATTCTGGCAGGCTTCACGGCGAATCCGGCAATGCTTAAGGGAACGCTGCTCCTGTTTGGCTTGGCTTCCGGGATTACCACGACGGGCGCACTGAGCTTGATGCTGGATCTGACCGCAGCGGAAACGGCGGGAACGTTTATCGGAGCCTGGGGACTGTCGCAGGCATTGGCAAGAGCCACCGCAACCGTCGCAGGGGGAGCCGTGCTGGACATCGGGCGATCGATTTTTGGCGTTCCCATGCTGGCATACGGTCTGGTGTTCCTGATGCCCGTCATTGGCATGACCGTGGCGATCGTTCTGCTGAATCGCGTTAACGTAAAAGAGTTTCAAACCGAGGCGCGATCGGCAGTTGCCCGTGTCTTAGAAGCGGAGCTGGATTAATGGGCAGGGAGATAAACAGCGAGATTGACTGGGAGAAAATTGTTAGCGTGGCAGAATCGACCACCGCTGCGATCGGTGAAAAGCTGTTGCAGGATTTTGGGCACATCGGGGCACAGGAGAAAAGCGACGGCAGTTTGGTGACGCAAGCCGATCGTTGGGCAGATGGGGCGTTACGGAAGGCACTCCTGGAAGCTTTCCCCGACCATGGCGTTTTGAGCGAGGAAGTAGAGCATCGGTTGCCGGACAAAGACTGGTGCTGGGTGATTGACCCGATCGACGGCACAACCAACTTCACACGGGGCATTCCGCTCTGGGGGATTTCGCTAGGGCTGTTGTACAGAGGCACGCCCGTTTTTGGTCACGTCTATCTGCCGACGCTGCGCGATGCCTTCCACGGATTCTGGTACGGCGACTCCGGGTTGACGGGTCCGACGGGAGCATATCTGAACCATCAGCCGATTCACGCCAGTTCCGCCGATCCGTCAGGCAATCAGTTTTTTAGCCTCTGTGCCCGCAGTCTCGCCGTGCTGAGAAACCCCCTCCCCTGTAAGGTTCGGATGCTGGGCGTTGCCAGCTATAATCTGCTGACCGTTGCCACAGGTGCGATGCTGGGCGGCGTTGAAGCCACACCTAAAATCTGGGATATTGCGGCGGTTTGGGCGATCGTACAGGCGGCAGGCGGCGTATGGATTCCCCTCCAGTCGGAGCCAATTTTTCCGCTTC from Leptolyngbya ohadii IS1 includes the following:
- a CDS encoding BCD family MFS transporter, translating into MAFDQSFNSSNSPSPEPRSLPKLNLFTMLRLGLFQMGLGIMSLLTLGVLNRVMIQELAIPATIVAGTIAMNQFVAPVRVLFGQMSDAKPIGGFHRTGYVWIGALLFTVASFLAVQVVWQLGNSFQATGWSGVTIAWVGLLALVFALYGVAISFSSTPFAALLVDISDEDDRSKLVGVVWSMLMVGIIIGAIITSILLRTIALDSPLEVVQAAINRIFLVVPGIVLGLAIVGTIGVERKYSRYKLRSQMVDREDQITLGRALKVLTASRQTGIFFVFLMMMTLSLFFQEPVLEPYGGEVFGMSIAQTTQLNAFWGLGTLFGLSLTGFLIVPKLGKQRTTRIGCGLVAVSFVLLILAGFTANPAMLKGTLLLFGLASGITTTGALSLMLDLTAAETAGTFIGAWGLSQALARATATVAGGAVLDIGRSIFGVPMLAYGLVFLMPVIGMTVAIVLLNRVNVKEFQTEARSAVARVLEAELD
- a CDS encoding inositol monophosphatase family protein → MGREINSEIDWEKIVSVAESTTAAIGEKLLQDFGHIGAQEKSDGSLVTQADRWADGALRKALLEAFPDHGVLSEEVEHRLPDKDWCWVIDPIDGTTNFTRGIPLWGISLGLLYRGTPVFGHVYLPTLRDAFHGFWYGDSGLTGPTGAYLNHQPIHASSADPSGNQFFSLCARSLAVLRNPLPCKVRMLGVASYNLLTVATGAMLGGVEATPKIWDIAAVWAIVQAAGGVWIPLQSEPIFPLQVGKDYSQQSYPTLVVSRSDLKSVFLPLVEFLSKK
- the acpP gene encoding acyl carrier protein, with translation MSEQEIFEKVKQIVADQLSVDPEKVTSEASFANDLGADSLDTVELVMALEEEFDIEIPDEAAEGIATVGSAVKYIQDKAAA
- the fabF gene encoding beta-ketoacyl-ACP synthase II, yielding MTKLGSELKRVVVTGLGAITPIGNTLAEYWEGLLSGRNGIGPITLFDASKHDCRIAGEVKGFDPQEYMDRKEAKRMDRFAQFAVAASKQALADAGFVINDLNAEQVGVLIGTGIGGLKVMEEQQEIYLNRGPDRCSPFMVPMMIANMAAGLTAIHLGAKGPNNCTVTACAAGSNAIGDAFRLVQRGYAQAMICGGTEAAVTPLSLAGFAACKALSTRNDDPAHACRPFDTGRDGFVMGEGAGILVLEELEHALSRGAKIYGEMIGYGMTCDAYHITSPVPGGEGAARAIQLALKDAGITPDQVSYINAHGTSTPANDSTETAAIKTALGEAAYKTAISSTKSMTGHLLGGSGGIEAVATTMAVYNDKVPPTINLENPDPACDLDYVANVSRSQKVEVALSNSFGFGGHNVTLVFRKYHG